The proteins below come from a single Saccharopolyspora sp. SCSIO 74807 genomic window:
- the msrB gene encoding peptide-methionine (R)-S-oxide reductase MsrB, translating to MDPVAGATPKVSKSEQEWQQQLSPNEYAVLRQAATEAPFSGEYVDTDTTGVYECRACGAELFRSETKFASHCGWPSFYDPRDTDAVILREDRSMGMVRTEVLCATCLSHLGHVFTGEGYDTPTDQRYCMNSIALRLVPAQ from the coding sequence ATGGATCCGGTCGCGGGCGCCACTCCGAAGGTCTCCAAGTCCGAGCAGGAATGGCAGCAACAGCTCAGTCCGAACGAGTACGCCGTGCTGCGCCAGGCGGCGACCGAGGCGCCGTTCAGCGGCGAGTACGTCGACACCGACACCACCGGTGTCTACGAGTGCCGGGCGTGCGGCGCGGAACTGTTCCGCAGCGAGACGAAGTTCGCCTCGCACTGCGGCTGGCCGTCGTTCTACGACCCGCGGGACACCGACGCGGTGATCCTGCGCGAGGACCGCTCGATGGGCATGGTCCGCACCGAGGTGCTGTGCGCGACCTGCTTGAGCCACCTCGGCCACGTCTTCACCGGCGAGGGCTACGACACCCCCACCGACCAGCGCTACTGCATGAACTCCATCGCACTGCGCCTGGTGCCCGCGCAGTGA
- the ligD gene encoding non-homologous end-joining DNA ligase — translation MAESSLELDVAGRTVRVSHPDKVYFPARGFTKRQVVEYYLAVAEPLLRAVGDRPTTLKRFPGGVTGEPFYAKRVPKGAPPWVRSVQVTFPSGRTAETVCPSEPAVLAWAANLGTLDFHPWPVRSADVDHPDELRIDLDPQPGTGYAEAVRVAEVLREVLGEAGLEGFPKTSGGRGVHVLVRIRPRWDFVEVRHAVIALAREVQRRIPQHATVAWWKADRGERVFLDFNQAARDRTIASAWSIRANPRATVSTPLTWDRLAEVEPDEFDLATVPDWLAEHGDPHRGLDERAHDITALLEWYERDERDRGLGELPYPPDYPKMPGEPTRSRKNSPAVER, via the coding sequence GTGGCCGAATCCTCGTTGGAACTGGACGTCGCAGGCAGGACGGTCCGGGTTTCGCACCCGGACAAGGTGTACTTCCCGGCGCGCGGATTCACCAAGCGCCAGGTCGTCGAGTACTACCTCGCGGTGGCCGAACCGCTGCTGCGGGCCGTCGGCGACCGCCCGACGACGCTCAAGCGCTTTCCCGGCGGCGTGACCGGCGAGCCCTTCTACGCCAAGCGCGTGCCGAAGGGCGCGCCGCCGTGGGTGCGCTCGGTGCAGGTGACCTTCCCGTCCGGGCGCACCGCCGAGACGGTTTGCCCGAGCGAGCCCGCGGTGCTCGCGTGGGCGGCGAACCTCGGCACGCTGGACTTCCACCCGTGGCCGGTGCGCTCGGCCGACGTCGATCATCCCGACGAGCTGCGGATCGACCTCGACCCGCAGCCGGGCACCGGGTACGCGGAGGCCGTCCGGGTCGCCGAGGTGCTGCGCGAAGTGCTCGGCGAAGCGGGCCTGGAAGGATTCCCGAAGACCTCCGGCGGCCGCGGCGTGCACGTCCTGGTGCGGATCCGGCCGCGCTGGGACTTCGTCGAAGTGCGGCACGCGGTGATCGCGCTGGCCCGCGAGGTGCAGCGGCGCATCCCGCAGCACGCCACGGTCGCCTGGTGGAAGGCGGACCGCGGTGAGCGGGTGTTCCTCGATTTCAACCAGGCCGCGCGGGACCGCACCATCGCCTCCGCGTGGTCGATCCGCGCGAACCCGCGGGCGACCGTGTCCACCCCGCTGACCTGGGACCGGCTCGCCGAGGTCGAACCGGACGAGTTCGACCTGGCCACGGTGCCGGACTGGCTGGCCGAGCACGGCGACCCGCACCGCGGGCTGGACGAACGCGCGCACGACATCACCGCGTTGCTGGAGTGGTACGAGCGCGACGAGCGCGACCGCGGTCTCGGCGAGCTGCCCTACCCGCCGGACTACCCGAAGATGCCCGGCGAGCCGACCAGGTCCCGAAAGAACAGCCCCGCGGTCGAACGGTGA
- a CDS encoding alpha/beta fold hydrolase: MPRASHRIGALLLLAALATGCSAGPSQRPAVAYRGPEQQVAPTPPPPGPAPVPELGAPAGGTLNWKDCTQQTRDEIGATDGPAFSCSQLLTTLDSPESPAAGTTRAELLSTGNGGIPLVVLGDAGGEPGTSVAARMALRMPPEMLNTFRIIGMDRRGTGGSDPADCIPPQQRESIAGFDPRATDRASLDRLLVSVRDSSQECLLDLDDRLQAYDTWRTAGDLEELRRELDVPKLHALGRGEASRVLTTYAQRYPGSVGRMVLDGGPNPLMDAMGQAKEQAQSAERTFDAFAEDCAANGPCPLGPDPRRTVEDLVERTRAAPLPAAGAPVTAGKIVRVLASGLGDSDRWPQLREALAAANSGDGAAIGELARPLVEDTGQDPAQLDGDLITSCNDTALRVPPERVVDLAGEWVRTHPLFGGMYAQRLAWCSQWPPPEQEPPAPSAPGLPPMPVVATAKDPSMPEKGTEQLAEQLPSGVPIRWLGAGHGAFGRSDCVTEAVTRFFVRGEVPAAGTACPA; encoded by the coding sequence GTGCCGCGCGCCAGCCACCGGATCGGTGCTCTGCTGCTGCTGGCCGCACTGGCCACCGGCTGTTCGGCCGGCCCCTCGCAACGCCCGGCGGTGGCCTACCGCGGGCCGGAGCAGCAGGTCGCGCCCACTCCCCCGCCGCCAGGCCCGGCTCCCGTGCCCGAGCTCGGCGCACCCGCGGGCGGCACGTTGAACTGGAAGGACTGCACGCAGCAGACCCGCGACGAGATCGGGGCCACCGACGGCCCCGCGTTCTCCTGCTCGCAGTTGCTGACCACATTGGACTCACCGGAGTCGCCCGCGGCGGGCACCACCCGCGCCGAGCTGCTCAGCACCGGCAACGGCGGCATCCCGCTGGTCGTGCTAGGCGACGCCGGTGGTGAGCCGGGCACCAGCGTCGCCGCCCGGATGGCGCTGCGGATGCCGCCGGAGATGCTGAACACGTTCCGGATCATCGGCATGGACCGCCGCGGCACCGGGGGCTCCGACCCGGCCGACTGCATCCCGCCGCAACAGCGGGAAAGCATCGCCGGTTTCGACCCGCGGGCGACCGACCGCGCCTCGCTGGACCGGTTGCTGGTGTCGGTGCGCGACTCGAGCCAGGAATGCCTGCTGGACCTCGACGACCGGTTGCAGGCGTACGACACCTGGCGCACCGCGGGTGATCTTGAGGAGCTGCGCCGCGAACTGGACGTGCCGAAGCTGCACGCGCTGGGCAGGGGCGAAGCGTCGCGGGTGCTGACGACCTACGCCCAGCGCTACCCGGGCTCGGTGGGCCGGATGGTGCTCGACGGCGGGCCGAACCCGCTGATGGACGCGATGGGCCAGGCCAAGGAGCAGGCGCAGAGCGCGGAGCGGACCTTCGACGCGTTCGCCGAGGACTGCGCGGCCAACGGCCCTTGCCCGCTCGGGCCGGATCCGCGGCGCACCGTCGAGGACCTGGTGGAGCGCACGCGGGCCGCACCGCTGCCCGCCGCCGGTGCGCCGGTGACGGCGGGCAAGATCGTCCGGGTGCTGGCGAGCGGGCTCGGCGACAGCGACCGGTGGCCGCAGCTGCGGGAAGCGCTGGCCGCGGCGAACTCCGGTGACGGAGCTGCCATCGGCGAGCTGGCCCGGCCGCTGGTCGAGGACACCGGTCAGGATCCGGCGCAGCTCGACGGCGACCTGATCACCAGCTGCAACGACACCGCGCTGCGGGTTCCGCCGGAGCGGGTCGTGGATCTCGCAGGGGAATGGGTCCGCACGCATCCGCTGTTCGGCGGCATGTACGCGCAGCGGCTCGCGTGGTGCAGCCAGTGGCCGCCACCGGAGCAGGAGCCGCCGGCGCCGTCGGCGCCGGGGTTGCCGCCGATGCCGGTGGTGGCGACCGCGAAGGATCCGTCGATGCCGGAGAAGGGCACCGAGCAGCTCGCCGAACAGCTCCCGTCCGGCGTCCCGATTCGCTGGCTGGGCGCAGGCCACGGCGCGTTCGGCCGTTCGGACTGCGTCACGGAGGCCGTCACGCGGTTCTTCGTGCGCGGCGAGGTACCCGCTGCCGGGACGGCCTGCCCGGCGTGA
- a CDS encoding DMT family transporter, producing MAGASWGRRRPWESLRPAVARGFGAVPPPMLVLLGVISLQVGAAFAKQLFAMAGANGVVTLRLLFAALVLLVVWRPSLRLDRTTWLVIAAYGAVLAGMNICLYQAIDRIPLGVAVTIEFLGPLSVAVFGSRRKLDLLWAVLAGLGVLLLSRVDGGLNPVGVGFALAAGVLWGSYILVGGKLGKYTSGGSGLALGMAFGAVVALPFGITGSGMQLLEPPVLVAGLVVALMSSVVPYSLELEALRRIPPRVFGVLMSLEPAVAALAGLLVLGEALSALQWVAIGCVVLASVGSTRFAQ from the coding sequence ATGGCCGGAGCATCGTGGGGCAGGCGGCGGCCGTGGGAGTCGCTTCGACCTGCCGTCGCCCGCGGTTTCGGTGCCGTCCCGCCGCCGATGCTGGTGCTGCTCGGCGTGATCAGCCTCCAGGTCGGCGCCGCGTTCGCGAAGCAGCTGTTCGCGATGGCCGGGGCCAACGGGGTGGTGACGCTCCGGCTGCTGTTCGCCGCGCTCGTGCTGCTGGTCGTCTGGCGTCCGTCGCTGCGCCTGGATCGCACGACCTGGCTGGTGATCGCCGCCTACGGGGCGGTGCTCGCGGGCATGAACATCTGCCTGTACCAGGCGATCGACCGCATTCCGCTGGGCGTGGCGGTGACCATCGAGTTCTTGGGGCCGCTGTCGGTGGCGGTGTTCGGCTCGCGGCGCAAGCTGGACCTGCTGTGGGCGGTCCTCGCCGGACTCGGCGTGCTGCTGCTGTCCCGTGTGGACGGTGGGCTGAACCCGGTCGGCGTCGGTTTCGCGCTGGCTGCGGGGGTGCTGTGGGGCAGCTACATCCTGGTGGGCGGGAAGCTCGGCAAGTACACCAGCGGTGGTTCCGGCCTGGCGCTGGGGATGGCGTTCGGCGCAGTTGTCGCGTTGCCGTTCGGGATCACCGGCTCCGGGATGCAACTGCTGGAGCCACCGGTGCTGGTGGCCGGGCTCGTGGTGGCGTTGATGTCGTCGGTGGTGCCGTACTCGCTGGAGCTGGAGGCGCTGCGCCGGATTCCGCCGCGGGTGTTCGGCGTGCTGATGAGCCTGGAGCCCGCGGTCGCCGCGCTGGCCGGGCTGCTCGTGCTGGGGGAGGCGCTGAGCGCTTTGCAGTGGGTGGCCATCGGCTGCGTCGTGCTCGCTTCGGTCGGTTCCACCCGCTTCGCCCAGTAG
- a CDS encoding 2-dehydropantoate 2-reductase, translating into MAAQRIAVIGAGAVGGVLAAAAHAAGHEVTVCVRTPFDELVIEDPDGSSELPVAIETDPQRLGPVDWVLLTTKVQDIASAEGWLRAADGPKTPVVAVQNGIEHHASLAPFGLRSPVLPALLYGGAERLRPGYVVRRSPISLVVPACELAERFEGLLSGPDVRTTEDFRSAAWRKLLTNLGANPISALTMRRLDVFAEPGARELLRAVLSEAVAVARAEGAELDEGDVDRSIEALGFLVDDSTGTSMLYDRLAGLGTEHEAITGVLVRAARHHGIPVPRNETLLALLRALPENSPRPPG; encoded by the coding sequence GTGGCTGCTCAACGAATTGCGGTGATCGGCGCGGGTGCGGTCGGCGGGGTGCTCGCGGCGGCGGCGCACGCGGCCGGGCACGAAGTCACGGTGTGCGTGCGCACGCCGTTCGACGAGCTCGTGATCGAGGACCCGGACGGCAGCAGCGAGCTGCCCGTCGCGATCGAGACCGACCCGCAGCGGCTCGGCCCGGTGGACTGGGTCCTGCTGACCACGAAGGTCCAGGACATCGCGAGCGCCGAAGGGTGGCTGCGGGCCGCGGACGGGCCGAAGACGCCCGTCGTCGCGGTGCAGAACGGCATCGAGCACCACGCGTCGCTCGCCCCGTTCGGCCTGCGCTCGCCGGTGCTGCCCGCGCTGCTCTACGGGGGCGCGGAACGGTTGCGGCCCGGATACGTGGTCCGCCGCTCCCCGATCAGCCTGGTGGTGCCCGCCTGCGAGCTCGCCGAGCGGTTCGAGGGCCTGCTGAGCGGGCCGGACGTGCGCACGACCGAAGACTTCCGCAGCGCGGCCTGGCGCAAGCTGCTGACCAACCTCGGCGCGAACCCGATCTCCGCGCTGACGATGCGGCGGCTGGACGTGTTCGCCGAACCCGGCGCGCGCGAGCTGCTGCGCGCGGTGCTGTCCGAAGCGGTCGCGGTGGCGCGCGCGGAAGGTGCCGAGCTGGACGAGGGCGACGTGGACCGCAGCATCGAAGCGTTGGGCTTCCTGGTCGACGACTCCACCGGCACGTCGATGCTCTACGACCGGCTGGCCGGGCTGGGCACCGAGCACGAGGCCATCACCGGCGTTCTGGTGCGCGCGGCGCGGCACCACGGCATCCCGGTGCCGCGCAACGAAACGCTGCTCGCTCTGCTGCGCGCCCTCCCGGAGAACTCCCCGCGACCTCCCGGGTGA
- a CDS encoding ATP-dependent DNA ligase encodes MALRVHPPVKPMLAGPVDGLPERPGLCFEPKWDGFRCLVFADPGGPAPDDAASDPPVMLQSRTGKSLNRYFPEVLEAVAAKLSRPAVLDGELIVVRRDEHGDHLDWDALSERIHPAASRVRQLAERTPARFVAFDLLALDSDDLRTEPFSTRRQRLDELGLTGPELLATPMTTDHGTAEAWFRVFEGAGLDGIIGKDAESPYLAGKRTMLKIKHARTADCVVAGLRWHANTEPGTAVGSLLLGLYDDRGVLHHVGVVGAFPAAMRRELADQLSSLRTEGEHPWLGEHAADGRRLPGSINRWRSTEQPWQPLRPERVVEVSYDHTEGAAPSRFRHTTQFVRWRPDRDATSCRYDQLDEPTRYDLEAVLRGEITAAGQGGSGIEA; translated from the coding sequence GTGGCGCTGCGGGTGCATCCGCCGGTGAAACCGATGCTGGCCGGGCCGGTCGACGGGCTGCCGGAGCGCCCGGGCCTGTGCTTCGAGCCGAAGTGGGACGGCTTCCGCTGCCTGGTCTTCGCCGATCCGGGCGGGCCTGCACCGGACGACGCGGCCTCGGATCCTCCCGTGATGCTGCAGTCGCGCACCGGCAAGTCGTTGAACCGCTACTTCCCGGAGGTGCTCGAAGCGGTCGCCGCGAAGCTGTCCCGTCCCGCGGTGCTCGACGGCGAACTGATCGTGGTGCGCCGCGACGAGCACGGCGACCACCTCGACTGGGACGCGCTCAGCGAACGCATCCACCCGGCGGCCAGCCGGGTGCGGCAGCTGGCCGAGCGCACCCCGGCGCGGTTCGTCGCCTTCGACCTGCTCGCGCTGGACTCCGACGACCTGCGCACCGAACCGTTCTCCACCCGCAGGCAACGGCTCGACGAGCTCGGCCTGACCGGCCCCGAGCTGCTGGCGACGCCGATGACCACCGATCACGGCACGGCCGAGGCGTGGTTCCGGGTGTTCGAGGGCGCCGGGCTGGACGGCATCATCGGCAAGGACGCGGAAAGCCCGTACCTGGCGGGCAAGCGCACCATGCTGAAGATCAAGCACGCGCGTACCGCGGACTGCGTGGTTGCCGGGCTGCGCTGGCACGCCAACACCGAACCCGGCACGGCGGTGGGGTCGCTGCTACTGGGGCTCTACGACGACCGCGGCGTGCTGCACCACGTCGGCGTCGTGGGCGCGTTCCCGGCCGCGATGCGGCGCGAACTGGCGGACCAGCTCAGCAGCCTGCGCACCGAGGGCGAGCATCCGTGGCTCGGCGAGCACGCCGCGGACGGCCGCAGGCTGCCCGGTTCGATCAACCGCTGGCGCAGCACCGAACAGCCGTGGCAGCCGCTGCGGCCGGAACGGGTCGTGGAAGTCAGCTACGACCACACCGAAGGCGCCGCGCCATCCCGATTCCGGCACACCACGCAGTTCGTGCGCTGGCGACCGGACCGCGACGCCACCTCCTGCCGCTACGACCAGCTCGACGAACCCACCCGCTACGACCTGGAGGCGGTGCTCCGCGGCGAGATCACCGCGGCCGGTCAGGGAGGCTCCGGGATCGAGGCGTAG
- the amaP gene encoding alkaline shock response membrane anchor protein AmaP, giving the protein MTHREVPARPSRTAVGRSLGFERSLLTVIGLVLLLVGALALVVGAGWLGRFRAQRPVLDPLATRWASGHSEWVYGIGIALGVVLAVLGVWWLLRSLRPEGRPDLRLTGEGESSATVTSAALTEAVRADAENVTGVSRARVRMAGTDQRPNVRLTLSLQEGTNVRHVWEELDDKVLSRARRALGTEELPTAVRMQLDRSPRQRVR; this is encoded by the coding sequence ATGACGCACCGAGAAGTTCCCGCCCGCCCGAGTCGCACCGCGGTCGGCCGCTCGCTCGGCTTCGAGCGGTCGCTGCTGACGGTGATCGGGTTGGTGCTGCTGCTGGTCGGCGCGCTGGCGCTGGTGGTGGGCGCGGGCTGGCTCGGCCGGTTCCGCGCGCAACGCCCGGTGCTGGATCCGCTGGCCACGCGCTGGGCGAGCGGCCACAGCGAGTGGGTCTACGGCATCGGCATCGCGCTCGGGGTCGTGCTGGCGGTGCTGGGCGTGTGGTGGCTGCTGCGGTCGCTGCGCCCGGAAGGGCGGCCGGACCTGCGGCTGACCGGTGAGGGGGAGAGCTCGGCGACGGTCACGTCCGCGGCGCTGACCGAGGCGGTGCGCGCCGACGCGGAGAACGTCACCGGGGTCAGCCGCGCCCGGGTGCGGATGGCGGGCACCGATCAGCGGCCCAACGTCCGGCTCACGCTGTCGCTGCAGGAAGGCACGAACGTGCGGCACGTGTGGGAGGAGCTGGACGACAAGGTCCTCTCCCGCGCCCGTCGGGCGCTGGGCACCGAGGAGCTGCCCACCGCCGTCCGGATGCAGCTGGACCGCTCGCCGCGGCAGCGGGTGCGCTGA
- a CDS encoding DUF6286 domain-containing protein has translation MITSLAGLAALAAGVLLIVEIVGAWTRRGSGGVLVPWSAARPALDGLNWQDLPVRLVSAGVVLLGLVLLLAALRAGRKEIRLLDPAPEVTVTTDPRSLARLVGHQVRAQDGVAGASVTADRRRVRVRATGQFRVVGDLRDRLSQTTAGAVGELPLQRAPKVSVSVSPAKERR, from the coding sequence TTGATCACGTCCCTGGCCGGGCTGGCCGCCCTCGCGGCGGGCGTGCTGCTGATCGTCGAGATCGTCGGCGCGTGGACCCGGCGCGGATCGGGTGGCGTGCTGGTGCCCTGGTCCGCGGCCCGTCCCGCGCTGGACGGCTTGAACTGGCAGGACCTGCCGGTGCGGCTGGTGTCGGCAGGTGTGGTGCTGCTCGGGCTGGTGCTGCTGCTGGCGGCGCTGCGCGCGGGCCGCAAGGAGATCCGGCTGCTAGACCCGGCGCCCGAGGTCACCGTGACCACCGACCCGCGTTCCCTGGCGCGGCTGGTGGGGCACCAGGTCCGCGCGCAGGACGGCGTCGCCGGGGCTTCGGTGACCGCGGACCGGCGCCGGGTGCGGGTGCGGGCCACCGGGCAGTTCCGGGTGGTCGGCGACCTGCGCGACCGGTTGTCGCAGACCACGGCAGGCGCGGTCGGCGAGCTGCCGCTGCAACGCGCACCCAAGGTGTCGGTTTCGGTTTCCCCGGCGAAGGAGCGGCGATGA
- a CDS encoding Asp23/Gls24 family envelope stress response protein produces MSAPAEATAEPAGGDAVRPAAGDAAERGTLQIDRGVLRKIAEHAADTTAGTTRAQRRIAGLGVGTHGSSAKLSGPDRELRIRLDLALRYPEPVGESVRAVRAKVREELDRQAGVRVISVEVTVSALVPAPKRDRVE; encoded by the coding sequence ATGAGCGCACCCGCCGAGGCCACCGCAGAACCTGCGGGCGGGGACGCCGTGCGGCCTGCCGCCGGGGACGCCGCCGAGCGCGGCACGCTGCAGATCGACCGCGGGGTGCTGCGCAAGATCGCCGAGCACGCCGCGGACACCACCGCGGGCACCACCCGGGCGCAGCGGCGGATCGCCGGGTTGGGGGTCGGCACGCACGGCTCCAGCGCGAAGCTGTCCGGCCCGGACCGGGAACTGCGCATCCGGCTGGACCTGGCGCTGCGCTATCCCGAGCCGGTGGGCGAGTCGGTGCGGGCGGTCCGCGCGAAGGTCCGCGAGGAACTGGATCGGCAGGCAGGTGTCCGGGTGATCTCGGTGGAGGTCACCGTCTCGGCATTGGTGCCCGCGCCGAAACGCGACCGAGTGGAGTGA
- a CDS encoding Asp23/Gls24 family envelope stress response protein produces MAETSGSTRQNAEEQAGSASAGKTVTTGSSSPARLADETSQGKTTIAASVVQKIAGIAAREISGVHAMGGGVSRAFGAIRERIPGGSGTTSTSGVQVEVGEKQAAIDLDIVVEYGASIVELARAVRRNVITGVERMTGLEVIEVNIAVNDIHLPSEDDEENGSAAGGTASSRVE; encoded by the coding sequence ATGGCCGAGACGAGTGGTAGCACCAGGCAGAACGCCGAGGAGCAGGCCGGTTCCGCGAGCGCAGGCAAGACCGTGACCACCGGGTCCTCCTCGCCCGCCCGGCTGGCCGACGAGACGTCGCAGGGCAAGACGACGATCGCCGCGTCGGTCGTGCAGAAGATCGCCGGGATCGCCGCACGCGAGATCTCCGGCGTGCACGCGATGGGCGGCGGTGTCTCCCGCGCCTTCGGCGCCATCCGGGAGCGGATTCCCGGCGGCAGCGGCACCACCTCCACCTCCGGCGTGCAGGTCGAGGTCGGCGAGAAGCAGGCCGCGATCGACCTGGACATCGTCGTGGAGTACGGCGCGTCGATCGTCGAGCTGGCCCGCGCGGTGCGCCGCAACGTGATCACCGGCGTGGAGCGGATGACCGGGCTGGAGGTCATCGAGGTCAACATCGCGGTCAACGACATCCACCTGCCGTCCGAGGACGACGAGGAGAACGGCTCGGCGGCGGGTGGCACCGCGTCGTCCCGGGTCGAGTGA
- a CDS encoding sigma-70 family RNA polymerase sigma factor: protein MTERVDTDRDLMGAAQRGDGVAFDELVRRHTAAMYRVAYRILNDRAEAEDAVQEAWVSAWRSLHRFRGDAAPTTWLYRVVTNAALAQVRRRKPAVPMDISDESMSHLVSDRESGNPEDHAMRSEEAGRVHRAIATLEPSQRVPLILREFEGMSYEEIAEVLEVNEAALRSRLHRARLALVARLKEMHRE from the coding sequence GTGACCGAGCGGGTCGACACCGACCGAGACCTGATGGGCGCCGCCCAGCGCGGCGACGGAGTCGCCTTCGACGAGCTGGTCCGCAGGCACACCGCCGCCATGTACCGCGTCGCCTACCGGATCCTCAACGACCGGGCCGAGGCCGAGGACGCCGTGCAGGAGGCGTGGGTCTCGGCGTGGCGCTCGCTGCACCGCTTCCGCGGGGACGCCGCGCCGACCACCTGGCTCTACCGCGTGGTGACCAACGCGGCGCTGGCGCAGGTGCGCAGGCGCAAGCCCGCGGTCCCGATGGACATCAGCGACGAGTCGATGAGCCATCTGGTCTCCGACCGGGAATCCGGCAATCCGGAGGACCACGCGATGCGCTCCGAAGAGGCCGGCCGAGTGCACCGGGCCATCGCGACCCTGGAGCCTTCGCAGCGCGTGCCGCTGATCCTGCGCGAGTTCGAAGGCATGTCTTACGAGGAGATCGCCGAGGTGCTAGAGGTGAACGAGGCGGCATTGCGATCACGGTTGCACCGCGCGCGGCTGGCCCTGGTGGCGAGGTTGAAGGAGATGCACCGTGAGTGA
- a CDS encoding pyrimidine reductase family protein — translation MQRLWPPEQRSPDEIPAADLEACYAYPADRPWLRVNFVSSLDGAVTVRGSSRGLSAPADRRVMALIRSLSDVVLVGAGTALVEGYRGVKPTEVRSELRARLGMPEVPPIAVVSRRCSLEPDSLLLTDTVVPPIVVTCGSAPESRRAALADAGADVLVAGDETVDLPAAVTALHERGLRRIGGEGGPTLFGDLIADDLVDELCLTMSPLLTGGDAGRIAHGAPIAARGMRLESVLHAESLLLLRYGRLRE, via the coding sequence GTGCAACGCCTCTGGCCTCCCGAACAGCGGTCCCCCGACGAGATCCCGGCCGCCGACCTCGAAGCCTGCTACGCCTACCCGGCCGACCGGCCGTGGCTGCGGGTCAACTTCGTGTCCAGCCTGGACGGCGCGGTGACCGTGCGGGGCAGTTCCCGGGGGCTGTCCGCGCCCGCCGACCGGCGGGTGATGGCGCTGATCCGCAGCCTCTCGGACGTCGTGCTGGTCGGCGCGGGCACCGCGCTGGTCGAGGGCTACCGCGGGGTGAAGCCGACCGAGGTGCGCAGCGAGCTGCGGGCCCGGCTCGGGATGCCGGAGGTGCCGCCGATCGCGGTGGTGTCCCGGCGCTGCTCGCTGGAGCCGGACTCGCTGCTGCTGACCGACACGGTCGTGCCGCCGATCGTGGTGACCTGCGGCTCCGCCCCGGAGTCCCGCCGCGCGGCGCTGGCGGACGCGGGTGCCGACGTGCTCGTCGCAGGCGACGAGACCGTGGACCTGCCCGCCGCCGTGACGGCCCTGCACGAACGCGGGCTGCGGCGCATCGGCGGCGAAGGCGGGCCGACGCTGTTCGGCGACCTCATCGCCGACGACCTCGTCGACGAGCTGTGCCTGACCATGTCCCCGCTGCTGACCGGCGGGGACGCAGGCCGCATCGCGCACGGTGCGCCGATCGCGGCGCGCGGGATGCGGCTGGAGTCGGTGCTGCACGCGGAATCGCTGCTGCTGTTGCGCTACGGGAGACTGCGGGAGTGA
- the zapE gene encoding cell division protein ZapE — MTAARLVDRSPELSPDELIDAMAPPPLFDEARFETYVPNPDEPSQAEAVAACREFAGRVAAAGEGGSWWRTLFGQKTGKSGGKRPQAKRGLYLDGGFGVGKTHLLASLWHEVPGPKSYGTFVELTNLVGALGFSETVRRMSEHRLLAIDEFELDDPGDTMLVTQLIAKLTEAGVHVAATSNTLPGKLGEGRFAAADFLREIHAMAERFDVVRVDGPDYRHRGLPDPPEPADDAELAEQADSVGGATLDDFDELCTHLAGLHPSKYGKLVDGVSTVHLRGLHAAPNQTVGLRLVAFADRLYDRAIPVRVSGEPLSGLFTEEMLRGGYRKKYLRALSRLTSLSRDIVKS; from the coding sequence ATGACCGCCGCGCGCCTCGTGGACCGCAGCCCCGAGCTGAGCCCGGACGAACTGATCGACGCGATGGCTCCGCCACCGCTGTTCGACGAGGCCCGGTTCGAGACCTACGTGCCGAACCCGGACGAGCCCAGCCAGGCCGAGGCCGTAGCGGCCTGCCGCGAGTTCGCGGGCCGGGTCGCGGCCGCCGGCGAAGGCGGCTCGTGGTGGCGAACGCTCTTCGGCCAGAAGACGGGCAAGTCCGGCGGGAAGCGCCCGCAGGCCAAGCGGGGCCTGTACCTGGACGGCGGTTTCGGCGTCGGCAAGACGCACCTGCTGGCCTCGCTGTGGCACGAGGTGCCCGGCCCGAAGTCCTACGGCACGTTCGTCGAGCTGACCAACCTGGTCGGCGCGCTGGGGTTCAGCGAGACGGTGCGGCGGATGTCCGAGCACCGCTTGCTGGCCATCGACGAGTTCGAGCTCGACGACCCGGGCGACACGATGCTGGTCACCCAGCTGATCGCGAAGCTCACCGAAGCGGGCGTGCACGTCGCGGCCACCTCGAACACGCTGCCCGGCAAGCTCGGCGAGGGACGGTTCGCCGCTGCCGACTTCCTGCGCGAGATCCACGCGATGGCCGAGCGCTTCGACGTGGTCCGGGTGGACGGGCCGGACTACCGCCACCGCGGGCTGCCGGATCCGCCGGAACCGGCCGACGACGCGGAGCTGGCCGAGCAGGCCGACTCGGTCGGAGGGGCCACGCTCGACGACTTCGACGAGCTCTGCACCCACCTGGCCGGATTGCACCCGTCGAAGTACGGCAAGCTCGTCGACGGCGTCAGCACCGTGCACCTGCGCGGACTGCACGCGGCGCCGAACCAGACGGTGGGGCTGCGGCTGGTGGCCTTCGCCGACCGGCTCTACGACCGGGCGATCCCGGTGCGGGTCTCCGGCGAGCCGCTGTCCGGGCTGTTCACCGAGGAGATGCTGCGCGGCGGCTACCGCAAGAAGTACCTGCGGGCGCTGAGCCGTCTCACTTCGCTATCCAGGGACATCGTCAAATCCTGA